Proteins encoded by one window of Pseudochaenichthys georgianus unplaced genomic scaffold, fPseGeo1.2 scaffold_1404_arrow_ctg1, whole genome shotgun sequence:
- the LOC117441019 gene encoding basic leucine zipper transcriptional factor ATF-like 3 isoform X2, which produces MSDSSRKSPEKRSQRNVSEGCETCEMLEQRNRKLRREVDSLSEEQRHLSETLRAHEPLCPMMHCSLSSSNLHTDTMTACRTF; this is translated from the exons ATGTCAGACTCCTCCCGCAAGTCTCCTGAGAAGAGAAGCCAGAGGAACGTCAGTGAAGGATGTGAG ACCTGTGAGATGTTGGAGCAGAGGAACAGGAAGCTGAGGAGAGAG GTGGATTCTCTGTCTGAGGAGCAGCGTCATCTTTCCGAGACTCTCCGTGCCCACGAGCCTCTATGTCCCATGATGCATTGCTCCTTATCCTCGTCCAATCTGCACACAGACACCATGACAGCCTGCAGGACTTTCTGA
- the LOC117441019 gene encoding basic leucine zipper transcriptional factor ATF-like 3 isoform X1 yields the protein MSDSSRKSPEKRSQRNVSEGCEGSEDEGRTMKKREKNRVAANKSRKRHTQRADLLHETCEMLEQRNRKLRREVDSLSEEQRHLSETLRAHEPLCPMMHCSLSSSNLHTDTMTACRTF from the exons ATGTCAGACTCCTCCCGCAAGTCTCCTGAGAAGAGAAGCCAGAGGAACGTCAGTGAAGGATGTGAG ggttcaGAGGATGAAGGCAGGACGatgaagaagagagagaagaaCAGAGTTGCAGCAAATAAGAGCCGAAAGAGACACACTCAGAGAGCCGACCTTCTgcatgag ACCTGTGAGATGTTGGAGCAGAGGAACAGGAAGCTGAGGAGAGAG GTGGATTCTCTGTCTGAGGAGCAGCGTCATCTTTCCGAGACTCTCCGTGCCCACGAGCCTCTATGTCCCATGATGCATTGCTCCTTATCCTCGTCCAATCTGCACACAGACACCATGACAGCCTGCAGGACTTTCTGA